A part of Populus alba chromosome 8, ASM523922v2, whole genome shotgun sequence genomic DNA contains:
- the LOC118038014 gene encoding large ribosomal subunit protein uL15x, with protein MTTRFKKNRKKRGHVSAGHGRIGKHRKHPGGRGNAGGMHHHRILFDKYHPGYFGKVGMRYFHKLRNKFYCPIVNIDKLWSMVPQDVKDKATKDTVPMIDVTQFGYFKVLGKGVLPEKQPIVVKAKLISKIAEKKIKEAGGAVVLTA; from the coding sequence ATGACAACCCGCTTCAAGAAGAACCGGAAGAAGAGAGGGCATGTCAGTGCTGGGCATGGACGCATCGGCAAGCACAGGAAGCACCCAGGAGGTCGTGGTAATGCTGGAGGTATGCACCACCACCGGATTCTCTTCGACAAGTACCATCCCGGTTACTTTGGTAAAGTCGGTATGCGTTACTTCCACAAGCTCCGCAACAAGTTCTACTGTCCGATCGTGAACATCGACAAGCTATGGTCCATGGTTCCACAGGATGTTAAAGACAAGGCAACCAAGGATACTGTGCCGATGATCGATGTAACTCAGTTCGGTTACTTCAAGGTTCTGGGGAAGGGGGTTTTACCTGAGAAGCAACCGATTGTTGTCAAGGCCAAGCTTATTTCGAAGATTGCcgagaagaaaattaaagaggCTGGTGGAGCTGTTGTGCTTACTGCCTAG
- the LOC118038021 gene encoding uncharacterized protein isoform X3: MDAYQQQQQHLGYMRPPPPPQQQQQQVPPPPADPYHHYHQYQQRPPLPQQPQGGTSWYSNPFQYNPPPPSHSVSPPLPQQWPPPPAPPPLPSSSYPYPTHLPPQSHHFPPPRPHVPPPTQAHSQEWGNPNWEQQQHQAWEYPSAAGRNHVEDWAAKARAWAATKNGASEDQHPQSPFTTVGRSEEQSWYYDQNPQTVDTHYQGVQQQPFPATTYQQFAVSAAPHQLPVAYPQENASFNMGQPSHVSDRPQPYLGGAATSNASPSVHQQEVPSSYSSVTGKEETGDQKEQLYRSLPLPISSAQEGQHHLPPSLPAIGRSVLTEQPFAYSNQAANPTADLSNQPLEFAPGFSCDHDPHAQLSYAAHHDSVGTVNGIGSAAPMPSISSWTPAVTTGVVYPPALPPGPQDPTIVPSSVSGHAAPPFGNFPGTSFQPPISPAGVPYGLGAGNALHPTGGFADAYGVSNISERPKKASVPNWLKEEIIKKASVMTRSSLEHPREEIESMDEEGVDKSFEKGNQAGSKSIGSPRSTEEEDDDEDYVEAARTAAINQEIKRILTEVLLKVTDELFDEIATKVLDEDDLIIEVEHQPVASNHKVPSPSHPAISTPKASAKVLVPVRTKESENEDVNEKSSSSSHGNVLGLVNYASDEDDEIESSSISNSSKNPVPQLLAIPESAEDMNDAAENGNSQVELGKNSGVTNIEIDLSKTSSVGSDNKINGAFSELSEHAHSKVVSGVRHVEISVNSEKILESNNKAVPKATIEENAKIESERIGESVNLEKPVVDYSQARDTRARPDQDSRHESRSSGSMADEKGDDGHRRHDGKHSSKEKTGDLNGSKEKKRERKDKTGESAKEPESRRRSSHPEAKEDRKDAEKLHRSSVKEDATRKRDRSKEKEEDRARHKPTSDSSKHKRTRSSSISSRGRNSKDNDSSDEASDDSKRKHSRKRRSSPSPVRSRRRQVSRSPHSKHSQRRHSPYSSLETTRRRRSRSQSPVRRHK; encoded by the exons ATGGACGCTTAccaacagcaacagcagcatCTCGGATACATGAGACCCCCACCACCACCgcaacagcaacaacagcaaGTGCCGCCGCCGCCTGCGGATCCTTACCACCACTACCACCAGTACCAGCAAAGACCACCGCTCCCTCAACAACCACAAGGAGGCACTTCATGGTACTCCAACCCTTTCCAATAcaatccaccaccaccatcacacTCCGTGTCTCCTCCACTTCCCCAGCAGTGGCCTCCCCCTCCTGCTCCTCCCCCTCTCCCCTCTTCTTCATATCCTTATCCCACGCACCTTCCCCCTCAAAGCCACCACTTCCCTCCTCCTCGGCCCCACGTGCCTCCGCCAACACAAGCTCACTCTCAG GAATGGGGGAATCCTAATtgggagcagcagcagcaccaagCTTGGGAATATCCATCAG CAGCAGGACGTAACCATGTGGAGGATTGGGCTGCTAAGGCCAGAGCATGGGCAGCTACCAAAAACGGTGCATCGGAGGATCAACATCCTCAGTCTCCATTTACAACAGTTGGCAGATCAGAAGAACAAAGTTGGTACTATGATCAGAATCCACAAACTGTTGATACTCACTATCAAGGTGTTCAGCAGCAGCCATTTCCTGCGACAACTTATCAACAGTTTGCAGTTTCAGCCGCTCCACACCAGCTGCCAGTAGCTTATCCACAGGAGAATGCATCTTTCAACATGGGGCAACCTTCACATGTTTCTGATAGGCCTCAACCATACCTTGGTGGAGCTGCAACTTCAAATGCAAGTCCATCTGTTCATCAGCAGGAGGTACCTTCTAGTTATTCTTCTGTTACag GTAAAGAAGAGACTGGAGATCAAAAGGAGCAGCTTTACAGATCATTGCCTTTGCCCATTTCCTCTGCTCAAGAAGGACAGCATCATCTGCCGCCATCATTGCCTGCTATTGGTAGATCAGTTTTGACTGAGCAGCCCTTTGCATATAGCAATCAGGCAGCTAATCCCACAGCTGATCTCAGTAATCAGCCTTTGGAGTTTGCACCTGGTTTCAGTTGTGATCATGATCCTCATGCACAATTAAGTTATGCTGCACATCATGATTCAGTAGGAACTGTGAATGGCATTGGCTCTGCTGCACCCATGCCTTCAATTAGTTCCTGGACCCCTGCTGTTACAACTGGTGTAGTTTATCCTCCAGCTCTTCCACCAGGGCCTCag GATCCTACCATAGTGCCTTCTTCTGTTTCTGGGCATGCTGCGCCACCATTTGGAAATTTTCCTGGAACAAGTTTTCAGCCCCCAATTTCACCTGCTGGTGTGCCATATGGTCTCGGTGCTGGAAATGCACTTCATCCTACTGGAGGCTTCGCAGATGCTTATGGGGTTTCTAACATTTCTGAACGCCCCAAAAAG GCTTCTGTACCTAATTGGcttaaagaagaaataattaagaaagCTTCTGTGATGACAAGGTCCTCTCTTGAACATCCTAGAGAGGAAATAGAATCCATGGACGAAGAAGGTGTTGATAAATCATTTGAAAAGGGTAATCAAGCAGGTAGCAAAAGCATTGGTTCCCCAAGGTCGACCGAAGAAGAGGATGATGATGAG GATTATGTCGAAGCAGCTAGAACTGCTGCTATTAACCAGGAAATCAAACGTATCCTAACTGAAGTTCTTTTGAAG GTTACTGATGAGCTGTTTGATGAAATTGCAACGAAAGTTCTTGATGAAGATGACCTGATAATAGAAG TTGAGCACCAACCGGTTGCTTCAAATCATAAGGTACCATCACCGTCACACCCAGCTATCTCAACTCCAAAGGCTTCTGCAAAGGTTCTAGTTCCTGTTAGAACCAAGGAATCTGAGAATGAAGATGTCAATGAAAAATCTAGTTCCAGCTCTCATGGAAATGTTTTGGGTCTTGTTAACTATGCCtctgatgaagatgatgaaatcGAGAGTTCCAGCATATCAAATTCAAGTAAAAATCCTGTGCCTCAACTGTTGGCCATTCCAGAGAGTGCTGAAGATATGAATGATGCAGCTGAAAATGGCAATTCACAAGTAGAACTTGGAAAGAACTCTGGAGTTACAAATATAGAGATTGATCTGAGCAAAACAAGTTCAGTTGGTtctgataataaaatcaatggTGCTTTTAGTGAGTTGAGTGAGCATGCACATTCCAAGGTTGTGTCTGGAGTTAGACATGTTGAGATTAGTGTTAATAGTGAAAAAATACTAGAAAGCAATAACAAGGCTGTGCCCAAAGCTACAATTGAAGAAAATGCCAAAATTGAATCTGAACGAATTGGTGAGAGTGTCAATTTGGAAAAACCAGTGGTGGATTATTCTCAGGCTAGGGATACCAGGGCGAGACCAGATCAAGACAGTCGACATGAAAGTAGAAGTAGTGGGAGTATGGCAGATGAGAAGGGGGATGATGGTCATAGGAGACATGATGGAAAGCATTCGAGCAAGGAAAAAACAGGTGATCTGAATGgttcaaaagagaaaaagagagaaagaaaagataagacagGAGAGAGCGCAAAGGAACCAGAATCAAGAAGAAGGTCTTCTCATCCTGAAGCTAAGGAGGACAGGAAAGATGCAGAAAAACTGCACAGATCTAGTGTCAAAGAAGATGCCACCAGAAAGAGAGATCGCTCAAAGGAAAAGGAGGAAGATAGAGCAAGACATAAACCTACCAGTGACTCAAGTAAGCACAAGAGAACACGTTCCTCTTCAATCAGCAGTAGGGGTAGAAACAGCAAGGACAATGATTCAAGTGATGAAGCATCAGATGATTCTAAGAG GAAACATTCCAGGAAACGACGTTCTTCACCATCACCTGTCAGATCTAGAAGAAG ACAAGTATCGCGGTCACCTCATAGCAAGCATTCTCAGCGCAGGCATTCTCCCTACTCTTCTCTTGAGACCACAAG GAGAAGGAGATCAAGATCCCAATCACCTGTCAGGCGACACAAATGA
- the LOC118038021 gene encoding uncharacterized protein isoform X2 gives MDAYQQQQQHLGYMRPPPPPQQQQQQVPPPPADPYHHYHQYQQRPPLPQQPQGGTSWYSNPFQYNPPPPSHSVSPPLPQQWPPPPAPPPLPSSSYPYPTHLPPQSHHFPPPRPHVPPPTQAHSQEWGNPNWEQQQHQAWEYPSAGRNHVEDWAAKARAWAATKNGASEDQHPQSPFTTVGRSEEQSWYYDQNPQTVDTHYQGVQQQPFPATTYQQFAVSAAPHQLPVAYPQENASFNMGQPSHVSDRPQPYLGGAATSNASPSVHQQEVPSSYSSVTGKEETGDQKEQLYRSLPLPISSAQEGQHHLPPSLPAIGRSVLTEQPFAYSNQAANPTADLSNQPLEFAPGFSCDHDPHAQLSYAAHHDSVGTVNGIGSAAPMPSISSWTPAVTTGVVYPPALPPGPQDPTIVPSSVSGHAAPPFGNFPGTSFQPPISPAGVPYGLGAGNALHPTGGFADAYGVSNISERPKKASVPNWLKEEIIKKASVMTRSSLEHPREEIESMDEEGVDKSFEKGNQAGSKSIGSPRSTEEEDDDEDYVEAARTAAINQEIKRILTEVLLKVTDELFDEIATKVLDEDDLIIEVEHQPVASNHKVPSPSHPAISTPKASAKVLVPVRTKESENEDVNEKSSSSSHGNVLGLVNYASDEDDEIESSSISNSSKNPVPQLLAIPESAEDMNDAAENGNSQVELGKNSGVTNIEIDLSKTSSVGSDNKINGAFSELSEHAHSKVVSGVRHVEISVNSEKILESNNKAVPKATIEENAKIESERIGESVNLEKPVVDYSQARDTRARPDQDSRHESRSSGSMADEKGDDGHRRHDGKHSSKEKTGDLNGSKEKKRERKDKTGESAKEPESRRRSSHPEAKEDRKDAEKLHRSSVKEDATRKRDRSKEKEEDRARHKPTSDSSKHKRTRSSSISSRGRNSKDNDSSDEASDDSKRKHSRKRRSSPSPVRSRRRQVSRSPHSKHSQRRHSPYSSLETTRYVSMQFKIKIVLVFLRHAQPFSAKVKASSFWFLNCNITWFSSCANFLQEKEIKIPITCQATQMILVKDSLG, from the exons ATGGACGCTTAccaacagcaacagcagcatCTCGGATACATGAGACCCCCACCACCACCgcaacagcaacaacagcaaGTGCCGCCGCCGCCTGCGGATCCTTACCACCACTACCACCAGTACCAGCAAAGACCACCGCTCCCTCAACAACCACAAGGAGGCACTTCATGGTACTCCAACCCTTTCCAATAcaatccaccaccaccatcacacTCCGTGTCTCCTCCACTTCCCCAGCAGTGGCCTCCCCCTCCTGCTCCTCCCCCTCTCCCCTCTTCTTCATATCCTTATCCCACGCACCTTCCCCCTCAAAGCCACCACTTCCCTCCTCCTCGGCCCCACGTGCCTCCGCCAACACAAGCTCACTCTCAG GAATGGGGGAATCCTAATtgggagcagcagcagcaccaagCTTGGGAATATCCATCAG CAGGACGTAACCATGTGGAGGATTGGGCTGCTAAGGCCAGAGCATGGGCAGCTACCAAAAACGGTGCATCGGAGGATCAACATCCTCAGTCTCCATTTACAACAGTTGGCAGATCAGAAGAACAAAGTTGGTACTATGATCAGAATCCACAAACTGTTGATACTCACTATCAAGGTGTTCAGCAGCAGCCATTTCCTGCGACAACTTATCAACAGTTTGCAGTTTCAGCCGCTCCACACCAGCTGCCAGTAGCTTATCCACAGGAGAATGCATCTTTCAACATGGGGCAACCTTCACATGTTTCTGATAGGCCTCAACCATACCTTGGTGGAGCTGCAACTTCAAATGCAAGTCCATCTGTTCATCAGCAGGAGGTACCTTCTAGTTATTCTTCTGTTACag GTAAAGAAGAGACTGGAGATCAAAAGGAGCAGCTTTACAGATCATTGCCTTTGCCCATTTCCTCTGCTCAAGAAGGACAGCATCATCTGCCGCCATCATTGCCTGCTATTGGTAGATCAGTTTTGACTGAGCAGCCCTTTGCATATAGCAATCAGGCAGCTAATCCCACAGCTGATCTCAGTAATCAGCCTTTGGAGTTTGCACCTGGTTTCAGTTGTGATCATGATCCTCATGCACAATTAAGTTATGCTGCACATCATGATTCAGTAGGAACTGTGAATGGCATTGGCTCTGCTGCACCCATGCCTTCAATTAGTTCCTGGACCCCTGCTGTTACAACTGGTGTAGTTTATCCTCCAGCTCTTCCACCAGGGCCTCag GATCCTACCATAGTGCCTTCTTCTGTTTCTGGGCATGCTGCGCCACCATTTGGAAATTTTCCTGGAACAAGTTTTCAGCCCCCAATTTCACCTGCTGGTGTGCCATATGGTCTCGGTGCTGGAAATGCACTTCATCCTACTGGAGGCTTCGCAGATGCTTATGGGGTTTCTAACATTTCTGAACGCCCCAAAAAG GCTTCTGTACCTAATTGGcttaaagaagaaataattaagaaagCTTCTGTGATGACAAGGTCCTCTCTTGAACATCCTAGAGAGGAAATAGAATCCATGGACGAAGAAGGTGTTGATAAATCATTTGAAAAGGGTAATCAAGCAGGTAGCAAAAGCATTGGTTCCCCAAGGTCGACCGAAGAAGAGGATGATGATGAG GATTATGTCGAAGCAGCTAGAACTGCTGCTATTAACCAGGAAATCAAACGTATCCTAACTGAAGTTCTTTTGAAG GTTACTGATGAGCTGTTTGATGAAATTGCAACGAAAGTTCTTGATGAAGATGACCTGATAATAGAAG TTGAGCACCAACCGGTTGCTTCAAATCATAAGGTACCATCACCGTCACACCCAGCTATCTCAACTCCAAAGGCTTCTGCAAAGGTTCTAGTTCCTGTTAGAACCAAGGAATCTGAGAATGAAGATGTCAATGAAAAATCTAGTTCCAGCTCTCATGGAAATGTTTTGGGTCTTGTTAACTATGCCtctgatgaagatgatgaaatcGAGAGTTCCAGCATATCAAATTCAAGTAAAAATCCTGTGCCTCAACTGTTGGCCATTCCAGAGAGTGCTGAAGATATGAATGATGCAGCTGAAAATGGCAATTCACAAGTAGAACTTGGAAAGAACTCTGGAGTTACAAATATAGAGATTGATCTGAGCAAAACAAGTTCAGTTGGTtctgataataaaatcaatggTGCTTTTAGTGAGTTGAGTGAGCATGCACATTCCAAGGTTGTGTCTGGAGTTAGACATGTTGAGATTAGTGTTAATAGTGAAAAAATACTAGAAAGCAATAACAAGGCTGTGCCCAAAGCTACAATTGAAGAAAATGCCAAAATTGAATCTGAACGAATTGGTGAGAGTGTCAATTTGGAAAAACCAGTGGTGGATTATTCTCAGGCTAGGGATACCAGGGCGAGACCAGATCAAGACAGTCGACATGAAAGTAGAAGTAGTGGGAGTATGGCAGATGAGAAGGGGGATGATGGTCATAGGAGACATGATGGAAAGCATTCGAGCAAGGAAAAAACAGGTGATCTGAATGgttcaaaagagaaaaagagagaaagaaaagataagacagGAGAGAGCGCAAAGGAACCAGAATCAAGAAGAAGGTCTTCTCATCCTGAAGCTAAGGAGGACAGGAAAGATGCAGAAAAACTGCACAGATCTAGTGTCAAAGAAGATGCCACCAGAAAGAGAGATCGCTCAAAGGAAAAGGAGGAAGATAGAGCAAGACATAAACCTACCAGTGACTCAAGTAAGCACAAGAGAACACGTTCCTCTTCAATCAGCAGTAGGGGTAGAAACAGCAAGGACAATGATTCAAGTGATGAAGCATCAGATGATTCTAAGAG GAAACATTCCAGGAAACGACGTTCTTCACCATCACCTGTCAGATCTAGAAGAAG ACAAGTATCGCGGTCACCTCATAGCAAGCATTCTCAGCGCAGGCATTCTCCCTACTCTTCTCTTGAGACCACAAGGTATGTTTCCATGCAATTCAAGATTAAGATTGTGTTAGTGTTTCTGAGACATGCCCAACCATTTTCTGCAAAGGTGAAAGCATCTAGTTTCTGGTTTTTGAATTGCAATATTACCTGGTTCAGTAGCTGTGCTAATTTCTTGCAGGAGAAGGAGATCAAGATCCCAATCACCTGTCAGGCGACACAAATGATCTTAGTGAAGGATTCCTTGGGATGA
- the LOC118038021 gene encoding uncharacterized protein isoform X1 has protein sequence MDAYQQQQQHLGYMRPPPPPQQQQQQVPPPPADPYHHYHQYQQRPPLPQQPQGGTSWYSNPFQYNPPPPSHSVSPPLPQQWPPPPAPPPLPSSSYPYPTHLPPQSHHFPPPRPHVPPPTQAHSQEWGNPNWEQQQHQAWEYPSAAGRNHVEDWAAKARAWAATKNGASEDQHPQSPFTTVGRSEEQSWYYDQNPQTVDTHYQGVQQQPFPATTYQQFAVSAAPHQLPVAYPQENASFNMGQPSHVSDRPQPYLGGAATSNASPSVHQQEVPSSYSSVTGKEETGDQKEQLYRSLPLPISSAQEGQHHLPPSLPAIGRSVLTEQPFAYSNQAANPTADLSNQPLEFAPGFSCDHDPHAQLSYAAHHDSVGTVNGIGSAAPMPSISSWTPAVTTGVVYPPALPPGPQDPTIVPSSVSGHAAPPFGNFPGTSFQPPISPAGVPYGLGAGNALHPTGGFADAYGVSNISERPKKASVPNWLKEEIIKKASVMTRSSLEHPREEIESMDEEGVDKSFEKGNQAGSKSIGSPRSTEEEDDDEDYVEAARTAAINQEIKRILTEVLLKVTDELFDEIATKVLDEDDLIIEVEHQPVASNHKVPSPSHPAISTPKASAKVLVPVRTKESENEDVNEKSSSSSHGNVLGLVNYASDEDDEIESSSISNSSKNPVPQLLAIPESAEDMNDAAENGNSQVELGKNSGVTNIEIDLSKTSSVGSDNKINGAFSELSEHAHSKVVSGVRHVEISVNSEKILESNNKAVPKATIEENAKIESERIGESVNLEKPVVDYSQARDTRARPDQDSRHESRSSGSMADEKGDDGHRRHDGKHSSKEKTGDLNGSKEKKRERKDKTGESAKEPESRRRSSHPEAKEDRKDAEKLHRSSVKEDATRKRDRSKEKEEDRARHKPTSDSSKHKRTRSSSISSRGRNSKDNDSSDEASDDSKRKHSRKRRSSPSPVRSRRRQVSRSPHSKHSQRRHSPYSSLETTRYVSMQFKIKIVLVFLRHAQPFSAKVKASSFWFLNCNITWFSSCANFLQEKEIKIPITCQATQMILVKDSLG, from the exons ATGGACGCTTAccaacagcaacagcagcatCTCGGATACATGAGACCCCCACCACCACCgcaacagcaacaacagcaaGTGCCGCCGCCGCCTGCGGATCCTTACCACCACTACCACCAGTACCAGCAAAGACCACCGCTCCCTCAACAACCACAAGGAGGCACTTCATGGTACTCCAACCCTTTCCAATAcaatccaccaccaccatcacacTCCGTGTCTCCTCCACTTCCCCAGCAGTGGCCTCCCCCTCCTGCTCCTCCCCCTCTCCCCTCTTCTTCATATCCTTATCCCACGCACCTTCCCCCTCAAAGCCACCACTTCCCTCCTCCTCGGCCCCACGTGCCTCCGCCAACACAAGCTCACTCTCAG GAATGGGGGAATCCTAATtgggagcagcagcagcaccaagCTTGGGAATATCCATCAG CAGCAGGACGTAACCATGTGGAGGATTGGGCTGCTAAGGCCAGAGCATGGGCAGCTACCAAAAACGGTGCATCGGAGGATCAACATCCTCAGTCTCCATTTACAACAGTTGGCAGATCAGAAGAACAAAGTTGGTACTATGATCAGAATCCACAAACTGTTGATACTCACTATCAAGGTGTTCAGCAGCAGCCATTTCCTGCGACAACTTATCAACAGTTTGCAGTTTCAGCCGCTCCACACCAGCTGCCAGTAGCTTATCCACAGGAGAATGCATCTTTCAACATGGGGCAACCTTCACATGTTTCTGATAGGCCTCAACCATACCTTGGTGGAGCTGCAACTTCAAATGCAAGTCCATCTGTTCATCAGCAGGAGGTACCTTCTAGTTATTCTTCTGTTACag GTAAAGAAGAGACTGGAGATCAAAAGGAGCAGCTTTACAGATCATTGCCTTTGCCCATTTCCTCTGCTCAAGAAGGACAGCATCATCTGCCGCCATCATTGCCTGCTATTGGTAGATCAGTTTTGACTGAGCAGCCCTTTGCATATAGCAATCAGGCAGCTAATCCCACAGCTGATCTCAGTAATCAGCCTTTGGAGTTTGCACCTGGTTTCAGTTGTGATCATGATCCTCATGCACAATTAAGTTATGCTGCACATCATGATTCAGTAGGAACTGTGAATGGCATTGGCTCTGCTGCACCCATGCCTTCAATTAGTTCCTGGACCCCTGCTGTTACAACTGGTGTAGTTTATCCTCCAGCTCTTCCACCAGGGCCTCag GATCCTACCATAGTGCCTTCTTCTGTTTCTGGGCATGCTGCGCCACCATTTGGAAATTTTCCTGGAACAAGTTTTCAGCCCCCAATTTCACCTGCTGGTGTGCCATATGGTCTCGGTGCTGGAAATGCACTTCATCCTACTGGAGGCTTCGCAGATGCTTATGGGGTTTCTAACATTTCTGAACGCCCCAAAAAG GCTTCTGTACCTAATTGGcttaaagaagaaataattaagaaagCTTCTGTGATGACAAGGTCCTCTCTTGAACATCCTAGAGAGGAAATAGAATCCATGGACGAAGAAGGTGTTGATAAATCATTTGAAAAGGGTAATCAAGCAGGTAGCAAAAGCATTGGTTCCCCAAGGTCGACCGAAGAAGAGGATGATGATGAG GATTATGTCGAAGCAGCTAGAACTGCTGCTATTAACCAGGAAATCAAACGTATCCTAACTGAAGTTCTTTTGAAG GTTACTGATGAGCTGTTTGATGAAATTGCAACGAAAGTTCTTGATGAAGATGACCTGATAATAGAAG TTGAGCACCAACCGGTTGCTTCAAATCATAAGGTACCATCACCGTCACACCCAGCTATCTCAACTCCAAAGGCTTCTGCAAAGGTTCTAGTTCCTGTTAGAACCAAGGAATCTGAGAATGAAGATGTCAATGAAAAATCTAGTTCCAGCTCTCATGGAAATGTTTTGGGTCTTGTTAACTATGCCtctgatgaagatgatgaaatcGAGAGTTCCAGCATATCAAATTCAAGTAAAAATCCTGTGCCTCAACTGTTGGCCATTCCAGAGAGTGCTGAAGATATGAATGATGCAGCTGAAAATGGCAATTCACAAGTAGAACTTGGAAAGAACTCTGGAGTTACAAATATAGAGATTGATCTGAGCAAAACAAGTTCAGTTGGTtctgataataaaatcaatggTGCTTTTAGTGAGTTGAGTGAGCATGCACATTCCAAGGTTGTGTCTGGAGTTAGACATGTTGAGATTAGTGTTAATAGTGAAAAAATACTAGAAAGCAATAACAAGGCTGTGCCCAAAGCTACAATTGAAGAAAATGCCAAAATTGAATCTGAACGAATTGGTGAGAGTGTCAATTTGGAAAAACCAGTGGTGGATTATTCTCAGGCTAGGGATACCAGGGCGAGACCAGATCAAGACAGTCGACATGAAAGTAGAAGTAGTGGGAGTATGGCAGATGAGAAGGGGGATGATGGTCATAGGAGACATGATGGAAAGCATTCGAGCAAGGAAAAAACAGGTGATCTGAATGgttcaaaagagaaaaagagagaaagaaaagataagacagGAGAGAGCGCAAAGGAACCAGAATCAAGAAGAAGGTCTTCTCATCCTGAAGCTAAGGAGGACAGGAAAGATGCAGAAAAACTGCACAGATCTAGTGTCAAAGAAGATGCCACCAGAAAGAGAGATCGCTCAAAGGAAAAGGAGGAAGATAGAGCAAGACATAAACCTACCAGTGACTCAAGTAAGCACAAGAGAACACGTTCCTCTTCAATCAGCAGTAGGGGTAGAAACAGCAAGGACAATGATTCAAGTGATGAAGCATCAGATGATTCTAAGAG GAAACATTCCAGGAAACGACGTTCTTCACCATCACCTGTCAGATCTAGAAGAAG ACAAGTATCGCGGTCACCTCATAGCAAGCATTCTCAGCGCAGGCATTCTCCCTACTCTTCTCTTGAGACCACAAGGTATGTTTCCATGCAATTCAAGATTAAGATTGTGTTAGTGTTTCTGAGACATGCCCAACCATTTTCTGCAAAGGTGAAAGCATCTAGTTTCTGGTTTTTGAATTGCAATATTACCTGGTTCAGTAGCTGTGCTAATTTCTTGCAGGAGAAGGAGATCAAGATCCCAATCACCTGTCAGGCGACACAAATGATCTTAGTGAAGGATTCCTTGGGATGA